The Lactobacillus sp. CBA3605 genome contains a region encoding:
- a CDS encoding competence protein CoiA has product MLMAHDEQHHLIAAANALRQTTYRCPGCRAPVRLKHGSVMVAHFAHQSVQECHTFSEGETAEHLQGKQQLAAWFKASGYTVQLEAPLPAIHQRPDILVQLGQHQPLALEFQCSPLSVERLAERTQGYRNHGYRVLWLLGSPYQRALRINAKALKFLHYNQQWGCYLAFWQVNLNGLLLVLNLATYDGEPLTYQRQLVLAKTTSVLGMLAYQPDLVAPMQVPARYQMYQQRLTLGRLAHQASAIKLQKICYAQGGTLSQLPAWVVPVSAKPPILRTAYLVWYLQLFIQLRRQPMVLSMVQLTTVIWETLQPLLALRSCLPTKNGLSRQLIIAVVHELKQAQVIESEGTDWRLNPTQLKWQSH; this is encoded by the coding sequence ATGTTGATGGCTCATGATGAACAGCACCACTTAATTGCGGCAGCCAATGCACTACGCCAGACAACCTATCGTTGCCCGGGTTGCCGGGCACCTGTGCGATTAAAGCACGGCTCCGTCATGGTTGCCCATTTTGCCCATCAATCAGTCCAGGAGTGCCACACTTTTTCAGAAGGGGAGACGGCTGAACATTTACAAGGGAAACAACAATTAGCGGCGTGGTTTAAGGCCAGTGGTTATACGGTTCAATTAGAAGCCCCCTTGCCAGCAATCCATCAACGACCGGATATCTTAGTGCAATTAGGTCAGCATCAACCGCTTGCGTTAGAATTTCAATGTTCACCATTGTCAGTTGAACGTTTAGCTGAACGCACACAAGGTTATCGCAATCATGGCTATCGTGTCTTATGGCTGTTGGGGTCACCTTATCAACGAGCGTTACGGATCAATGCCAAAGCTTTGAAGTTCTTACACTATAATCAGCAATGGGGCTGTTACTTGGCTTTTTGGCAGGTCAATCTTAACGGCCTATTGTTGGTCTTGAACTTAGCCACGTATGATGGAGAACCACTGACATATCAACGCCAGCTGGTATTAGCTAAAACGACATCGGTGTTAGGCATGCTAGCTTACCAACCAGACTTGGTTGCGCCAATGCAAGTTCCAGCACGTTATCAAATGTATCAACAGCGCTTAACGCTAGGCCGCTTAGCACATCAGGCATCAGCTATTAAGTTACAAAAAATTTGCTATGCTCAAGGTGGAACGCTGAGTCAACTGCCAGCTTGGGTTGTCCCCGTAAGTGCGAAACCACCAATCTTACGGACGGCCTATCTTGTCTGGTATTTGCAACTTTTCATCCAATTACGTCGGCAGCCCATGGTCCTTAGTATGGTTCAATTAACTACGGTTATTTGGGAGACCTTACAGCCTTTATTGGCTTTAAGGTCATGTTTGCCTACTAAAAATGGCTTATCCCGCCAGCTAATCATTGCCGTTGTGCATGAGTTAAAGCAAGCACAGGTGATTGAATCAGAAGGGACTGACTGGCGTTTAAATCCAACTCAGCTTAAATGGCAGTCCCACTAA
- a CDS encoding adaptor protein MecA, with protein sequence MEMERINEDTIRVLIGNDDLNERGIRVLDLLGNHKQIESFFYSILEEVDVDHQFQDNDAVTFQVLPNRNGLELFISKNSESLQDTIAKTTDSSDQSDDHAMQDDVSDYLKRKLMQTDTDDNDQPQGVKHNQTKDTNDLDPYIDDPDTPTKEFVLQFDNFEDVISLAHIFRPEGLASNLFKYRDKYYLELVFFVDQSSSGVIKDDVAVVLEYANATKVTADVLLEHGEKIMSNAALETVRHYFK encoded by the coding sequence ATGGAGATGGAACGAATCAATGAAGATACGATTCGAGTTCTAATCGGCAACGATGATCTCAATGAGCGCGGTATTCGCGTACTGGATTTACTGGGGAATCATAAGCAAATTGAAAGTTTCTTTTATAGTATCTTAGAAGAAGTTGATGTTGATCATCAATTTCAAGATAATGATGCGGTAACATTCCAAGTTTTACCTAATCGAAATGGGTTAGAATTATTTATTAGCAAGAATAGTGAGAGCTTGCAGGATACGATTGCTAAGACGACCGATTCGTCCGATCAATCAGATGACCATGCGATGCAAGATGATGTTTCAGATTATTTAAAGCGTAAATTAATGCAAACTGATACTGATGATAATGATCAACCACAAGGGGTCAAGCACAATCAGACTAAGGATACGAATGATTTAGATCCGTATATTGATGATCCTGATACACCAACCAAAGAATTCGTATTGCAGTTTGATAATTTTGAAGATGTGATTTCATTGGCACATATTTTCCGGCCGGAAGGTTTGGCGTCAAATTTATTCAAATATCGTGATAAGTACTATTTGGAACTTGTCTTCTTTGTTGACCAGTCTTCTAGTGGTGTCATTAAAGATGATGTGGCCGTTGTGCTGGAATACGCCAACGCCACTAAGGTAACGGCAGATGTTTTACTAGAACATGGTGAAAAGATTATGTCGAATGCCGCTTTAGAAACTGTTCGTCATTACTTTAAATAG
- the spxA gene encoding transcriptional regulator SpxA yields the protein MVTLYTSPSCTSCRKAKVWLKVHDIDFVERNIFSNPLSIEEIKGILQMTEDGTEEIISTRSKAFQKLQVDIDDISLNQLYELISQDPSLLRRPIMLDEKRLQVGYNEDEIRRFLPRKIRTLALLKAQQLANL from the coding sequence ATGGTTACTTTATATACTTCACCAAGTTGCACCTCATGTCGAAAAGCAAAAGTTTGGTTAAAGGTGCACGATATCGATTTTGTTGAACGCAATATTTTTTCCAATCCGCTCTCAATTGAAGAAATTAAAGGTATTTTGCAAATGACTGAGGATGGCACGGAAGAGATTATTTCGACACGGTCCAAGGCTTTTCAGAAATTGCAAGTAGACATTGATGATATTTCTTTAAATCAACTTTATGAGTTGATCAGTCAGGATCCTAGTTTATTGCGTCGACCGATTATGTTAGATGAAAAACGGCTACAAGTTGGCTATAATGAAGATGAAATTCGGCGCTTCTTACCACGTAAAATTCGGACGTTAGCCTTACTAAAAGCACAACAACTCGCAAATTTATAA
- a CDS encoding MBL fold metallo-hydrolase, whose protein sequence is MKLTVLGYYGGYPYNGVGTSAYLVTAGNYQLLLDCGSGALNALEEILDPLQLDAVLLTHYHHDHTADVGVLQYYWQLRQGKRKTPILPIYGHTEDPLNFGALTWAGATEGRAYDVAAVNQIGPFDVTFMKTKHPVPAFAVKLVERETGEQLTFSADTAWIPELAEFAAESQLLMTDTNFTADKTGKMWHMTTAQSGAVAKQAHVKQLLLTHLPQDVDVEQLRTEAQTTAGPEIPVVVAKKYLQLALD, encoded by the coding sequence ATGAAATTAACAGTATTAGGATATTATGGTGGCTATCCCTATAACGGTGTCGGGACAAGTGCTTATTTAGTTACGGCTGGAAATTACCAACTATTATTAGACTGTGGTTCTGGCGCGTTGAATGCTTTAGAGGAAATTCTCGATCCTTTGCAGCTAGATGCCGTTTTATTAACCCATTATCATCATGACCATACAGCCGATGTCGGTGTTTTACAATATTATTGGCAATTACGTCAAGGCAAGCGTAAAACGCCAATTCTGCCCATTTATGGTCATACTGAAGACCCCTTGAACTTTGGGGCACTGACTTGGGCCGGTGCAACTGAAGGTCGTGCATATGACGTAGCAGCGGTTAACCAGATTGGTCCATTCGATGTGACTTTTATGAAGACCAAGCATCCGGTCCCAGCTTTTGCGGTCAAATTAGTTGAACGGGAGACTGGTGAACAATTGACCTTCTCAGCGGATACAGCTTGGATACCAGAATTAGCTGAATTCGCAGCCGAATCTCAGTTATTAATGACGGATACTAATTTTACGGCTGATAAGACAGGGAAAATGTGGCATATGACCACGGCACAATCAGGTGCAGTTGCCAAGCAAGCGCACGTTAAGCAGCTATTGTTAACACATTTACCACAGGATGTTGATGTTGAGCAATTACGAACTGAAGCTCAGACGACTGCTGGACCAGAAATTCCAGTCGTTGTTGCAAAAAAATATTTACAATTAGCATTAGATTAA